A genomic region of Thermoanaerobaculia bacterium contains the following coding sequences:
- a CDS encoding EAL domain-containing protein: MSDIEIRVLLIDDDEDDFIITRDLLREVDPERYHLSWVDSYDEGLIQIEKQLYEICLLDYRLGARTGLDLLREALGRGLKAPVILLTGQGDRDVDLEAMKMGAADYLVKGTIDAQTLERAIRYALKHTSTLQALAESEERYALAARGANDGLWDWNLETGEVYYSPRWFQMLGLPELTGLQKIETWLDRVHPNDINRLRAQITAHLKGTTSSLTSEHRIRHNEGFYLWVLTRGIAVRKEDGTPNRMAGSQTDISDRKLAEEKLLKDAMYDTLTGLPNRALLLDRLGVCLKRLRRDPDHNFGLLYLDIDRFKVIHDSLGHSLSDQLLISVARRLEDLLSLQHTVARPGGDEFAVLVEGIESIDSASTVADEILKTLAPPFHLDGKEIFISVSIGIAQGQAKYERAEDILRDADTAMFKAKSQGRARSVLFEIDMHESAVALLELETSLRRAVDRKEFAIHYQPIVDLLKGRIIGFETLVRWLHPTRGMILPEEFIPYAEETGLIIPIDQWVLREACRQVRTWQDSYKQDPPLMITVNLSSQQFTRSDLIETVDSILRESHLEGSSLGLEITESTVMGNPESAAALFLQLKTREIHLHIDDFGTGYSSLSYLHRFPIDSLKIDRSFVSRMGMGHEKVEIVKTIVTLAHNLTMTVMAEGVETPDHLSRLREFTCDFAQGHYFSPPMTADQATAFLNDSPSW, encoded by the coding sequence ATGAGCGACATCGAGATCCGGGTTCTTCTCATTGATGATGATGAAGACGATTTCATCATCACCCGGGATCTCCTTCGTGAAGTCGATCCGGAGCGTTATCATCTATCGTGGGTCGACTCCTACGATGAAGGACTTATCCAGATTGAAAAACAATTGTACGAAATCTGTCTTCTCGATTACAGGCTGGGAGCCCGGACCGGGCTTGATCTTCTCCGTGAGGCTCTCGGACGAGGCCTGAAAGCTCCCGTCATCCTATTAACTGGCCAGGGAGACCGGGACGTCGATCTGGAAGCCATGAAAATGGGTGCCGCTGACTATCTCGTCAAGGGAACTATCGACGCTCAAACCCTGGAACGTGCCATCCGTTATGCGTTGAAGCACACAAGCACTCTTCAGGCTCTGGCTGAGAGCGAAGAACGGTATGCTCTGGCTGCCAGGGGAGCCAATGACGGCCTCTGGGACTGGAACCTGGAAACCGGAGAAGTCTACTATTCTCCCCGCTGGTTTCAGATGCTTGGACTTCCTGAACTTACCGGTCTGCAAAAAATTGAAACATGGCTGGATCGGGTTCATCCCAACGATATCAATCGCCTTCGCGCGCAGATCACCGCGCATCTGAAGGGCACAACCTCGAGCCTGACCAGTGAACACCGTATTCGCCACAATGAAGGGTTCTATCTCTGGGTGTTGACCCGCGGGATTGCCGTTCGCAAGGAGGACGGGACACCCAACCGGATGGCGGGATCCCAGACGGATATTTCCGATCGAAAATTGGCGGAAGAGAAACTGCTGAAGGATGCCATGTACGATACGCTCACCGGACTGCCCAACCGGGCACTCCTCCTCGACCGTTTGGGGGTCTGTCTGAAGCGGCTCCGCCGCGATCCTGATCACAACTTCGGTCTGCTCTACCTGGATATCGATCGTTTTAAGGTGATCCACGACAGCCTTGGACATTCACTGAGTGATCAGCTTCTGATCTCCGTCGCCAGGCGTCTGGAGGATCTTCTTTCACTGCAGCATACGGTAGCCCGGCCTGGGGGCGACGAATTTGCCGTCCTTGTGGAAGGGATCGAGTCCATCGATTCGGCGAGCACGGTGGCCGACGAAATCCTGAAGACCCTCGCTCCCCCTTTTCACCTGGACGGAAAGGAAATTTTTATTTCGGTCAGCATCGGGATTGCCCAGGGACAGGCAAAATACGAGCGTGCAGAGGATATCCTTCGAGACGCAGATACGGCCATGTTCAAGGCCAAATCCCAGGGCCGCGCCCGAAGTGTTCTCTTTGAAATAGATATGCATGAAAGCGCCGTCGCCCTTCTTGAGCTGGAGACTTCCTTGAGGCGGGCTGTGGACCGTAAAGAATTTGCAATCCATTACCAGCCGATTGTCGATCTTCTGAAGGGGCGAATCATAGGATTCGAAACTCTGGTCCGCTGGCTCCACCCTACCCGCGGGATGATCCTTCCGGAGGAGTTCATCCCTTATGCTGAAGAAACGGGGCTCATCATTCCCATCGATCAGTGGGTTCTAAGGGAAGCATGCCGTCAGGTACGCACGTGGCAGGATTCCTATAAGCAGGATCCGCCCCTGATGATCACCGTCAACCTTTCCAGTCAGCAGTTCACACGATCCGATCTGATCGAAACCGTGGATTCGATCCTCCGTGAAAGCCACCTTGAAGGAAGCAGCCTCGGCCTGGAAATCACCGAAAGTACGGTAATGGGGAATCCGGAGAGTGCCGCCGCCCTCTTTCTTCAGCTGAAGACGAGGGAGATACACCTCCATATAGATGATTTCGGAACCGGGTATTCCTCTCTCAGCTATCTCCATCGCTTCCCGATCGACTCGCTCAAGATCGATCGATCCTTTGTCTCGCGCATGGGAATGGGGCATGAGAAGGTGGAAATCGTTAAGACAATCGTCACTCTGGCCCACAACCTGACGATGACGGTCATGGCGGAAGGCGTGGAGACTCCCGATCACCTTTCCCGCCTCCGTGAATTCACATGCGATTTTGCGCAGGGACACTATTTTTCGCCCCCGATGACCGCGGATCAGGCCACCGCTTTCCTGAACGATTCACCTTCCTGGTAA
- a CDS encoding ATP-binding protein → MKGFPDLSIQRKLMILMVLPALICILIGAVVTMTGDLHTFRKETKRTTELTAKIIAIHSVRDLVFRYRSWSQETLSNLKSLPSIQHAYLYDDQNQLFSAYHRENHSHGAPSISELQSGFHGGGYFVIEPIFYQNERLGTLYLEASTQELRDKIRNYVVIMVLLICFLLAVAFAVAARMRYVISRPILDLAMIARRISVVGDYSLRAEKKGDDEIGALYDGFNAMLNQIQRREADLDEAMNQLSLSEDRIRHIIEQSNDALFVMVGRHFVFANPKFEEYFGYSVRRGDLESMDPLELIAPESKALISELIQKKQEEDAIPQRFTFRGISKQGQIFDFEASVSDIVWNDRPALLGILRDVTEQIETQRRLRDQQATLRLYANELERSNRDLENFAYIASHDLQEPLRKVQAFGDRLRARLEEKLDDPGRDYLERMQGAAERMQRLINDLLAYSRVTSRAQPFVRVELARIADEVLADLEIRIEEAGARVERDALPAIEADPSQIRQLLQNLIGNALKFTRNDTPPIIHIRAKTLEGLHHSGDPMVELSIEDNGIGFDEKYLDRIFTVFQRLHSRKDYPGTGIGLAICRKIAERHGGDITAISREGQGSTFIVRLPLTQPKGGNI, encoded by the coding sequence ATGAAGGGTTTTCCGGATCTCTCCATTCAGCGCAAGCTGATGATCCTGATGGTTCTTCCGGCATTGATCTGTATCCTCATCGGCGCAGTTGTGACCATGACAGGAGATCTGCACACATTCCGCAAGGAAACCAAACGTACGACCGAACTTACGGCAAAGATCATCGCCATTCACAGTGTAAGAGATCTCGTATTTCGGTACCGCAGCTGGTCCCAGGAAACTCTGTCCAACCTTAAATCTCTCCCCTCCATTCAGCACGCCTACCTCTACGATGATCAAAATCAGCTCTTTTCCGCCTACCACCGCGAGAACCATTCTCATGGTGCTCCCTCGATCTCCGAACTGCAATCAGGATTTCATGGTGGCGGGTACTTCGTTATCGAACCGATCTTTTATCAGAACGAGCGACTGGGTACGCTTTACCTGGAGGCCTCCACGCAAGAATTACGGGATAAAATCCGTAATTATGTCGTAATCATGGTTCTCTTGATCTGCTTCCTGCTCGCCGTTGCCTTTGCGGTGGCGGCCCGAATGCGGTATGTCATTTCGCGTCCGATTCTGGATCTTGCAATGATAGCGCGGCGGATTTCGGTTGTGGGTGACTATTCTCTTCGAGCCGAGAAAAAGGGAGATGATGAAATCGGAGCCCTCTATGATGGGTTCAATGCCATGTTAAACCAGATACAGCGAAGGGAAGCAGATCTTGACGAGGCCATGAACCAGCTCAGCCTGAGTGAAGATCGAATTCGACATATTATCGAACAGTCCAATGACGCTCTCTTTGTCATGGTGGGCCGACATTTTGTTTTTGCCAACCCTAAATTTGAGGAATACTTCGGTTATTCCGTCCGTCGCGGCGATCTGGAATCCATGGATCCTCTCGAACTGATCGCTCCGGAAAGCAAAGCGCTCATTTCGGAACTGATCCAGAAAAAGCAGGAAGAAGATGCCATTCCACAACGATTTACTTTTCGCGGCATTTCAAAACAGGGACAGATTTTCGATTTTGAAGCAAGTGTCAGTGACATTGTCTGGAATGACCGACCTGCGCTTCTGGGAATCTTGAGGGACGTCACCGAACAGATTGAAACCCAGAGACGATTGCGGGATCAACAGGCAACACTCAGACTTTATGCCAATGAACTGGAGCGAAGTAACCGGGACCTTGAGAATTTTGCCTACATTGCCTCTCATGACCTCCAGGAACCTTTGCGGAAGGTCCAGGCCTTCGGCGATCGTCTGCGTGCCAGGCTGGAAGAAAAACTGGACGACCCGGGGCGGGACTACCTGGAGCGAATGCAGGGGGCGGCCGAACGAATGCAGAGGCTGATCAATGACCTTCTGGCCTACTCCCGGGTGACCAGCCGTGCTCAGCCCTTTGTACGCGTCGAACTTGCGCGCATCGCGGACGAGGTTCTTGCCGATCTTGAGATCCGGATCGAGGAGGCGGGGGCCCGGGTGGAGCGGGATGCTCTCCCGGCCATCGAGGCCGATCCGTCTCAGATTCGACAGCTTTTACAAAACCTCATAGGGAATGCCCTCAAGTTCACCCGGAATGATACCCCACCGATCATTCACATCCGCGCCAAAACCCTGGAAGGACTTCACCACTCAGGAGACCCGATGGTTGAACTGTCCATCGAGGACAATGGGATCGGGTTCGACGAAAAATACCTCGATCGCATCTTTACCGTCTTTCAACGTCTCCATTCCCGAAAAGATTACCCGGGAACGGGAATCGGACTTGCCATCTGCAGGAAGATCGCGGAACGGCATGGAGGAGACATTACGGCCATAAGCCGTGAAGGTCAGGGGTCCACATTCATTGTTCGACTTCCCCTGACCCAGCCGAAGGGAGGAAATATATGA
- a CDS encoding sodium:proton antiporter has product MKKVVLFSILLVIGLALSQVLPFFLADLTAPVLKGIQILTMTCLGFIMIHVGYEFEIDRSRLSSYGWDYLVAATAAAFPWIFCTLYFVFFFYAPEQWGQGAVWKESLLAGRFAAPTSAGVLFSMMAAAGLSATWVFKKARILAIFDDLDTVLLMIPLKMLIVGIRWQLVVVVVIMGGLLWVGWKYLHRVRIPVSWPWVLGYSAAITAFSEALYQFSKILNDVVPIHIEILLPAFVVGVIMARPEGQNPHLDDQRNGHQEGPESPEEQKVSTLISAIFMVLVGLSMPSMFQDGAAPLPWGTLLFHVAIITVLSNLGKMFPLLTYRKETGWRERLAVSVAMFPRGEVGAGVLLISLSYGIDPRIVSVGMVSLALNLFLTGIFIAGVKALVALPKES; this is encoded by the coding sequence ATGAAAAAGGTCGTTCTCTTTTCGATTCTTCTTGTTATCGGGCTGGCGCTTTCCCAGGTCCTGCCCTTCTTTCTGGCGGACCTGACAGCCCCTGTTCTAAAGGGAATCCAGATACTGACGATGACCTGTCTCGGATTTATCATGATTCACGTCGGATATGAATTCGAGATCGATCGGAGCCGCCTCTCCTCCTACGGCTGGGATTACCTGGTTGCAGCAACCGCAGCCGCCTTTCCCTGGATCTTCTGCACGCTCTATTTTGTTTTCTTCTTTTACGCTCCCGAGCAGTGGGGACAGGGTGCTGTATGGAAAGAATCCCTGCTGGCCGGCAGGTTCGCAGCCCCCACATCGGCCGGGGTTCTCTTTTCCATGATGGCCGCCGCCGGGCTGTCCGCGACCTGGGTCTTTAAAAAGGCGAGAATTCTGGCGATTTTTGACGATCTGGACACCGTGCTGCTCATGATCCCCCTCAAGATGCTGATTGTGGGGATCCGATGGCAGCTGGTTGTGGTGGTCGTCATCATGGGCGGATTGTTATGGGTGGGATGGAAATACCTGCACAGGGTACGAATTCCCGTATCCTGGCCGTGGGTTCTTGGCTATTCTGCAGCGATAACTGCTTTTTCAGAAGCACTTTACCAGTTTTCTAAAATATTGAACGATGTGGTACCGATCCACATCGAAATTCTTCTGCCTGCCTTTGTTGTGGGTGTGATTATGGCCCGGCCCGAGGGACAGAATCCCCATCTTGACGACCAACGGAACGGTCACCAGGAAGGGCCTGAAAGCCCGGAGGAGCAGAAGGTTTCGACCCTGATTTCAGCCATCTTTATGGTTCTTGTCGGGTTATCCATGCCCTCCATGTTTCAGGACGGGGCTGCACCGCTTCCCTGGGGAACGCTTCTCTTTCATGTTGCGATCATCACGGTTCTTTCCAACCTCGGAAAGATGTTTCCCCTGTTGACCTACCGAAAGGAAACCGGCTGGCGAGAAAGGCTTGCCGTGAGCGTGGCCATGTTTCCCAGGGGAGAGGTGGGGGCGGGTGTTCTCCTCATCTCCCTTTCCTATGGAATTGATCCGAGGATCGTATCGGTGGGAATGGTATCCCTCGCGTTGAACCTCTTTCTTACTGGAATTTTTATTGCCGGCGTGAAGGCCCTGGTTGCCCTGCCGAAGGAATCTTGA
- a CDS encoding peptidylprolyl isomerase — protein sequence MKVRTITGVLVCLTATLLLAVPQEAKTQAKAAIKINKMIITEDDVDMQVNLLRFQIESSGRQIPAGVEDTLRKQAAETLIQTAIMEQAARDANTVVPEEEIKKEVDGVIQSFGSEEQFEKALQDAGIARDHFLAQVRRSLLIDAFISNKYKDAGISTDGEAKAYYDANPNQFLRPEQVKASHILFRVAENAPEAESEAAHKKAQDACKRAKAGEDFAELAKALSEGPTAPNGGDLGYFAKGRMVPEFDASAFSLKPGEISEPVKTKFGWHVIKVTDHRDESKMAFDEVKDRLKTFLGNSRLREKIQEFITEMRSKAEITYMDESLKPPADTAPQTPAAQPEK from the coding sequence ATGAAAGTACGAACCATTACAGGTGTACTGGTCTGCCTGACGGCCACTCTTCTTCTGGCCGTACCTCAGGAAGCTAAGACCCAGGCCAAAGCTGCCATCAAGATTAACAAAATGATCATCACCGAAGACGATGTTGACATGCAGGTCAACCTTCTTCGGTTTCAGATTGAAAGTTCGGGACGCCAGATCCCCGCCGGCGTTGAAGATACCCTTCGGAAACAGGCCGCGGAGACACTGATTCAAACGGCGATCATGGAACAGGCTGCCAGGGACGCCAATACCGTAGTTCCCGAAGAAGAAATCAAAAAGGAAGTAGACGGAGTCATCCAATCCTTTGGTTCAGAAGAACAATTCGAAAAAGCGCTTCAGGATGCGGGAATTGCAAGGGACCATTTTCTGGCCCAGGTGAGGCGATCTCTTCTGATCGATGCTTTCATTTCGAACAAATACAAGGACGCCGGAATCTCGACCGATGGTGAAGCCAAAGCCTATTATGACGCCAATCCCAATCAGTTTCTTAGACCCGAACAGGTAAAGGCATCTCATATCCTTTTCCGGGTCGCCGAGAATGCTCCGGAAGCGGAGTCGGAAGCCGCCCACAAGAAAGCACAGGATGCCTGCAAACGGGCCAAAGCGGGTGAGGACTTTGCAGAACTGGCCAAAGCACTCTCCGAAGGACCGACGGCTCCCAATGGGGGCGACCTTGGGTACTTCGCGAAGGGCCGAATGGTGCCGGAATTCGATGCTTCCGCGTTTTCCCTTAAGCCTGGAGAAATCTCTGAACCCGTAAAGACCAAGTTCGGCTGGCACGTAATCAAAGTCACCGATCACAGAGACGAGTCCAAGATGGCCTTCGACGAAGTCAAAGACCGCTTAAAGACCTTCCTGGGCAATTCCCGCCTTCGGGAGAAGATCCAGGAATTTATTACGGAGATGAGATCCAAGGCTGAGATTACTTACATGGATGAAAGCCTGAAGCCTCCGGCGGATACAGCGCCCCAGACACCGGCGGCGCAACCAGAAAAATAA
- a CDS encoding ATP-binding protein, which translates to MQDFERLGLFYLGREVSPEGRKDTENLILYDARDLVTHAVCVGMTGSGKTGLGVTLLEEAAIDGIPSIVIDPKGDMANLMLTFPRLTGEDFSAWVDPGEAARKNMSAPEYAKEQAETWKKGLASWGQDGDRILRFESSVERVLYTPGSSSGIPLSILHSFAVPEGDILRDGDLFSERVTATVTGLLNLLGIEADPIRSPEFIFLSTFISTSWKSGRSLDLAALIEGVQHPPFTRLGVFELEAFYPAKDRFELATRLNGLLASPDFSSWLEGPPLDVRNLLWNPSGKPRMSILSIAHLNDAERMFFVTLLLTQIVGWMRSQSGTGSLRAILYMDEVFGYLPPVANPPSKPLFLTLLKQARAYGLGLVLATQNPADLDYKALSNAGTWFIGRLQTERDKTRLLDGLEGVRASEGGRYDRQSLDGLISGLGKRVFLMNNIHEEEPVLFQTRWALSYLRGPMTREELRTLTQNISVTPEPVGKVILPEKPAPPPGPEGMSRPSLDPAIPQVFLPPKGQFQGSTVTYAPSLVASGSIYYADGKAGVALEHPVFLLTEIPDEPSMPDWEKARAMEMKEEDLLGEPEDGARFLSLPSGASDRRAYPVWERDCMDWLYRNAVLTLKKNPTLGLISRPGESESDFLIRQMHALREWTDRQMDELRRKFDVKRNSLENKIQRTRARVEREKDQAGNQKVQTAISLGATLLGALMGRKKISTTTLGRATTAARGMSRSRKEAQDVKQAEKELEDARKDLQDLENELTSRIDEIRKMGEQSLSELESYEVRPLKKNISIRTLALAWIPR; encoded by the coding sequence ATGCAGGATTTTGAACGGCTCGGACTCTTTTATCTTGGCCGGGAGGTCTCTCCCGAAGGCAGGAAAGATACGGAGAACCTGATCCTCTACGATGCCCGGGATCTGGTGACTCACGCAGTCTGTGTCGGAATGACCGGAAGTGGAAAGACCGGCCTGGGAGTGACCCTCCTGGAAGAAGCCGCTATTGATGGAATTCCTTCCATTGTCATCGATCCGAAAGGCGACATGGCCAACCTCATGCTTACCTTTCCCCGGTTAACCGGAGAAGATTTTTCTGCCTGGGTCGATCCCGGGGAAGCAGCCCGAAAAAATATGTCTGCACCCGAGTATGCAAAGGAGCAGGCAGAAACCTGGAAGAAGGGACTTGCCTCCTGGGGTCAGGATGGAGACCGGATTCTTCGCTTTGAATCGTCAGTGGAAAGAGTCCTTTACACTCCGGGAAGCAGTTCGGGTATTCCCCTGTCCATTCTTCATTCCTTTGCCGTTCCCGAAGGAGATATTCTGCGGGATGGGGATCTCTTTTCCGAAAGGGTCACTGCCACGGTGACCGGTCTGCTCAACCTTCTCGGGATTGAGGCTGATCCGATCCGAAGCCCGGAATTCATCTTCCTTTCCACTTTCATTTCAACCTCCTGGAAGTCCGGCAGGAGCCTTGACCTGGCCGCTCTCATTGAAGGTGTACAGCACCCTCCCTTCACCCGTCTCGGTGTCTTTGAGCTGGAGGCTTTTTATCCGGCAAAAGATCGATTTGAACTGGCAACCCGGCTCAACGGACTCCTGGCATCCCCCGACTTCTCCTCCTGGCTGGAGGGACCTCCCCTCGATGTGCGGAATCTTCTGTGGAATCCATCAGGGAAGCCGCGAATGTCCATTCTTTCCATTGCCCATTTGAATGATGCGGAACGCATGTTCTTTGTGACCCTCCTCCTGACGCAGATCGTGGGGTGGATGCGAAGCCAATCCGGCACGGGAAGCCTCCGGGCCATTCTCTATATGGACGAAGTCTTCGGTTACCTTCCTCCCGTGGCCAACCCACCCTCCAAGCCGCTCTTTCTGACCCTCCTGAAACAGGCCCGGGCGTACGGCCTGGGACTGGTCCTGGCGACACAGAATCCCGCCGATCTTGATTACAAGGCCCTTTCCAATGCAGGGACCTGGTTCATCGGAAGGCTCCAGACCGAACGGGATAAAACCCGCCTTCTCGATGGTCTGGAAGGGGTTCGTGCTTCGGAAGGGGGCCGATATGACCGGCAGAGTCTTGATGGTCTGATTTCCGGACTCGGTAAGCGCGTCTTTCTCATGAACAACATCCATGAGGAGGAGCCCGTTCTGTTCCAGACTCGGTGGGCACTTTCCTACCTGCGGGGTCCCATGACCCGGGAAGAACTCCGAACCCTGACACAGAACATTTCCGTAACCCCTGAACCGGTTGGAAAGGTTATATTGCCGGAGAAACCGGCACCTCCCCCAGGTCCCGAAGGAATGTCCCGGCCCTCCCTTGATCCGGCCATTCCCCAGGTCTTTCTTCCTCCAAAGGGACAATTCCAGGGATCAACCGTTACCTATGCTCCCTCGCTCGTGGCTTCGGGAAGCATCTATTACGCCGATGGGAAGGCCGGAGTAGCTCTGGAGCACCCAGTCTTCCTCCTGACCGAGATTCCCGACGAACCCTCCATGCCTGACTGGGAAAAGGCCCGGGCCATGGAGATGAAGGAGGAAGATCTGCTTGGAGAACCTGAGGATGGTGCCCGGTTTCTGTCACTGCCTTCCGGGGCATCGGATCGACGCGCCTATCCTGTATGGGAGCGGGACTGCATGGACTGGCTTTACAGGAATGCAGTCCTGACCTTAAAGAAAAATCCGACCCTGGGATTGATTTCCAGACCCGGAGAATCTGAAAGTGACTTTCTCATTCGTCAGATGCATGCCCTTAGGGAGTGGACCGATCGTCAGATGGATGAGTTGCGGAGAAAGTTCGATGTAAAGCGAAACAGCCTCGAAAACAAGATCCAGCGCACCCGGGCAAGGGTTGAGCGGGAAAAGGATCAGGCCGGAAACCAGAAGGTCCAGACCGCCATTTCCCTGGGTGCGACTCTTCTGGGTGCTCTCATGGGGAGAAAGAAGATCAGTACGACAACTCTTGGACGTGCCACAACAGCGGCCCGGGGGATGAGCCGGTCAAGAAAAGAGGCCCAGGACGTAAAGCAGGCGGAGAAAGAGCTGGAAGACGCCCGCAAAGATCTTCAGGATCTCGAAAATGAATTGACATCCCGGATTGACGAAATTCGAAAGATGGGTGAACAGTCCCTCTCCGAGCTGGAGTCCTATGAAGTTCGTCCTCTTAAAAAGAATATATCCATACGGACACTGGCTCTGGCCTGGATTCCGCGGTAA
- a CDS encoding PrsW family glutamic-type intramembrane protease, with amino-acid sequence MKTLILILTLSFGPGLFWLGYFLYRDRLSPEPARLVMKVFFAGILSAVPAILFELPFQGLFLISTVFVAPVVEEIMKYTSVVVCVGRRSEFDEPMDGIVYASAAALGFASIENLFYLSALYGESSFSTIAFFRAVLTVPGHALWSSMWGFAYGMSRCRPESSRTVTLGGGLLLGIAFHALFNFLLHLWIPGTILLLAATVFFWRSTLKRISLALQSRSPDPPPLPVRNHPPHSES; translated from the coding sequence ATGAAGACCCTGATTCTCATCCTGACACTATCTTTTGGGCCCGGACTCTTCTGGCTTGGATATTTCCTCTACCGCGACCGACTTTCACCGGAACCGGCGCGTCTTGTAATGAAGGTCTTCTTTGCAGGAATTCTCTCAGCAGTGCCCGCCATATTGTTTGAGCTGCCCTTTCAGGGCCTGTTTCTGATTTCCACCGTTTTCGTGGCTCCGGTCGTGGAAGAGATCATGAAATACACGTCCGTTGTCGTTTGTGTCGGCAGAAGATCAGAATTTGATGAACCCATGGACGGAATTGTATATGCCTCTGCCGCTGCTCTCGGTTTCGCATCCATTGAAAATCTTTTTTACCTCTCAGCACTCTATGGAGAATCCTCGTTTTCAACGATTGCCTTTTTTCGCGCCGTTCTCACGGTGCCCGGACATGCCCTCTGGTCTTCCATGTGGGGGTTTGCCTATGGCATGTCCCGGTGCCGTCCCGAATCTTCCCGCACCGTTACGCTCGGCGGGGGCCTTCTGCTTGGTATAGCTTTTCACGCACTCTTTAATTTTCTTCTTCATCTGTGGATTCCGGGAACAATTCTGCTCCTTGCAGCCACGGTCTTCTTCTGGAGAAGTACCCTGAAGAGAATCTCTCTAGCCCTGCAATCACGGTCGCCGGATCCGCCCCCTCTTCCAGTCCGGAATCATCCACCTCATTCCGAATCCTGA
- a CDS encoding response regulator codes for MKPNQLPITILMAEDDPDDRMLTREALAESRLANDFYCVEDGEELMDYLYRRGKFQDSVKSPRPGLILLDLNMPRMDGREALKAIKADPSLRQIPIVILTTSKEEEDIFRTYDLGANSFITKPVTFEALVDVMKTLGQYWLQIVELPVGKNAQA; via the coding sequence ATGAAACCCAACCAGCTACCCATCACAATTCTTATGGCGGAGGACGATCCCGACGACAGGATGTTGACCCGGGAAGCCCTGGCAGAGAGCCGTCTGGCGAACGATTTCTACTGCGTCGAAGACGGGGAAGAACTCATGGATTATCTCTATCGCCGAGGAAAGTTTCAGGACTCCGTGAAATCCCCCCGGCCCGGGCTCATTCTCCTGGACCTAAACATGCCGCGCATGGACGGCCGGGAAGCCCTGAAGGCCATCAAGGCCGATCCCTCCCTGAGACAGATCCCAATTGTGATCCTGACCACGTCAAAGGAGGAGGAGGATATCTTCCGAACCTACGACCTGGGGGCTAACAGCTTTATTACCAAACCGGTCACCTTTGAAGCTCTGGTAGATGTCATGAAAACTCTGGGCCAGTACTGGCTTCAAATTGTAGAACTCCCGGTCGGAAAGAACGCCCAGGCATGA